The proteins below come from a single Staphylococcus sp. MI 10-1553 genomic window:
- a CDS encoding O-antigen ligase family protein, with product MKVNSIEEQFVFKVSTIVVFALYFLILLGSLNATVSSFVVIGLIALFLVFGITNIGLIVYLFKGANLNKLQLTILFLILLLAVICVLSILNNSYQLKDLINTVQMVACLNMILYLNLIKLDYSDLRPINMLVIFFTMCQFFIFILEGAPQLFSSIYNNSNLIGPYMFYTSFFLICGMKFSKYKILYFVMLAISFILILASDTRSILLSIVATFLVYIFWKFIVKSRFVAMAFFLVLITTSIAFIYIYPLLPTFQFYLPLENWVLAHTGKSIMSGRNELWIPLTEFISQKPLLGYGPGTLAQGLYLHNQSPHNLYLNILMQIGYLGLILILIIFLLIWLSMTRYKNHFLVRLSASFFVGIIVHQSFETTLFQNQLSIGLLQIFIIGVGFSMATHMNQNEKHE from the coding sequence GTGAAAGTCAATTCAATAGAGGAGCAATTTGTTTTTAAGGTATCCACCATAGTTGTTTTTGCGCTGTATTTTCTTATTCTGTTGGGGTCTCTTAATGCTACTGTATCATCTTTTGTAGTTATAGGCCTAATAGCATTGTTTTTAGTTTTTGGGATTACAAATATAGGTTTAATCGTTTATTTATTCAAAGGTGCGAACTTAAACAAATTACAATTGACTATTTTATTTTTGATTCTTTTACTTGCTGTTATCTGTGTGCTTTCTATTTTGAATAATAGTTATCAACTTAAGGATCTGATAAATACTGTTCAAATGGTTGCTTGTTTGAATATGATACTATATTTGAATTTAATAAAACTGGATTACAGTGATTTAAGGCCTATCAACATGTTAGTAATATTTTTTACGATGTGTCAATTCTTTATTTTTATTTTAGAAGGAGCACCACAGTTATTTTCAAGTATCTATAACAACTCTAACTTAATAGGTCCTTATATGTTTTACACCTCCTTTTTTCTAATATGTGGAATGAAGTTTTCTAAATATAAAATTTTATATTTTGTTATGTTAGCGATAAGTTTTATTCTGATTTTAGCAAGTGACACGAGGTCTATACTGTTAAGCATTGTTGCTACTTTTCTAGTTTATATATTTTGGAAATTCATAGTGAAATCTCGTTTTGTGGCTATGGCATTTTTTCTGGTTTTAATTACTACAAGTATTGCATTTATATACATTTATCCATTATTGCCCACGTTTCAATTCTATTTACCTTTAGAAAATTGGGTATTAGCACATACAGGCAAAAGTATCATGTCAGGTCGAAATGAACTGTGGATACCACTAACAGAATTTATCAGTCAGAAACCGTTACTAGGTTATGGCCCAGGAACACTAGCGCAAGGACTATATTTACATAATCAGTCTCCTCACAATTTATATTTGAATATTTTAATGCAAATAGGCTATCTAGGACTTATATTGATTCTTATTATTTTTCTTTTAATATGGCTCAGCATGACACGATACAAAAATCATTTTTTAGTTAGATTATCAGCTAGTTTTTTTGTTGGAATTATAGTCCATCAATCTTTTGAAACAACATTATTTCAAAACCAACTGTCTATTGGATTGTTACAAATATTTATCATAGGCGTGGGTTTCAGTATGGCGACACATATGAATCAAAATGAAAAACATGAATGA
- a CDS encoding DUF2975 domain-containing protein: MRVIQMLAVITSILYLVGGIKDLIQYYQLLETSIWHTPLPYQLYAVVYIVRLLILVGVFGLTIILINDIYKKFEFSTQSQNRILYLSLGIMIFSATSFLTNSLQIDLKYMKALNMQDLSDTLLMVLGTVALIFSAIFEKSRKLKEENDLTI, translated from the coding sequence ATGAGAGTGATTCAAATGCTAGCTGTGATAACGTCTATCTTATATCTTGTTGGAGGAATTAAAGACTTAATCCAATATTATCAATTGCTTGAAACGTCAATTTGGCACACGCCATTACCATATCAACTTTATGCAGTGGTGTATATTGTCCGTTTGCTAATACTGGTGGGTGTTTTTGGCTTAACGATCATACTCATCAATGACATATACAAGAAATTTGAATTTTCAACTCAATCACAGAATAGGATTTTATACCTTTCTCTCGGTATTATGATATTTTCAGCCACAAGCTTTTTGACCAATTCACTTCAAATTGACCTCAAATACATGAAAGCTCTTAATATGCAGGACTTATCTGATACACTTTTAATGGTGCTTGGTACAGTGGCACTCATTTTTAGTGCTATTTTTGAAAAGTCACGTAAGCTCAAAGAAGAAAATGATTTGACGATATAA
- a CDS encoding helix-turn-helix domain-containing protein, producing the protein MIKIKLDEVLKEKDVSLTELSKAVDVTIANLSILKTGKAKAVRFSTLEAICKYLECQPGDIIVYEES; encoded by the coding sequence ATGATTAAAATAAAGTTAGATGAAGTGTTAAAAGAAAAAGACGTGTCGCTGACTGAATTGTCCAAAGCCGTCGATGTGACCATTGCGAACTTATCCATTTTAAAGACGGGGAAAGCAAAGGCCGTGCGCTTCAGTACTTTAGAGGCCATCTGTAAATATTTAGAATGCCAACCCGGCGACATTATCGTTTATGAAGAATCATAA
- a CDS encoding PhzF family phenazine biosynthesis protein produces the protein MFLKNSEQVIHLKPDIEKVKQLDDLLVHVTAPGTDTDCVSRSFAPKHSIAEDPVCGSGHCHIVPYWAKTLNQTDI, from the coding sequence GTGTTTTTGAAAAATAGTGAACAAGTGATACATTTGAAACCTGACATCGAAAAAGTCAAACAACTCGATGACCTACTCGTACATGTCACTGCACCAGGTACTGACACAGATTGCGTTTCTCGAAGCTTTGCGCCAAAACACAGTATTGCAGAAGATCCGGTATGCGGTTCAGGACATTGTCATATTGTGCCATACTGGGCTAAAACACTAAACCAAACCGACATTTAA
- a CDS encoding DegT/DnrJ/EryC1/StrS family aminotransferase: MGNERIFLSRPHMGGTEQQYIERAFEQNWIAPLGENVNAFEDSIKSYVGSDYALALSSGTAAVHLALIESGVEAGDVVFCSTLTFCATSNPILYQNATPVFIDSEKDSWNMSPIALEKAFKAYEDKGIKPKAVIVVNLYGQMSKFDEIQLLCDRYQVKLIEDAAESLGASYHDQMSGTFGDYSTFSFNGNKIITTSGGGMLVSTQHPLDHALFLSTQARDQALHYEHSELGYNYRLSNISAGIGRGQMEALNERIARRRAIFENYHRAFRDLKGFEFQPELKSSKGNRWLTALTINPDEAGITVHQIIEKLSAENIEARPVWKPMHLQPLYRDYDYIPESSDNAKTLFENGICLPSGSDMTDEQQARVISIIKKIYEAAK; this comes from the coding sequence TTGGGAAATGAAAGGATATTTTTATCAAGACCCCATATGGGAGGCACTGAACAACAATATATTGAACGCGCATTTGAACAAAATTGGATTGCGCCACTAGGTGAAAATGTGAATGCATTTGAAGATAGCATCAAGTCATATGTAGGTAGTGATTACGCGCTTGCATTGAGCAGTGGTACGGCAGCAGTACATCTCGCTTTAATTGAAAGTGGTGTAGAAGCTGGTGATGTGGTCTTTTGTTCGACACTGACGTTTTGTGCCACTTCTAATCCCATCTTATACCAAAATGCGACACCTGTTTTTATTGATTCAGAAAAAGACTCTTGGAATATGTCACCGATTGCACTCGAAAAAGCGTTTAAGGCATATGAAGACAAAGGGATTAAACCTAAAGCTGTCATTGTAGTAAATTTATATGGCCAAATGTCAAAATTTGATGAGATTCAATTGTTATGTGATCGTTATCAAGTTAAACTCATTGAAGATGCAGCGGAATCTTTAGGCGCTTCTTATCACGACCAAATGAGTGGTACGTTTGGTGATTACAGTACGTTTTCGTTTAATGGCAACAAGATTATCACGACAAGTGGGGGCGGGATGCTTGTTTCAACGCAACACCCATTAGATCATGCCTTATTTTTATCAACACAGGCAAGAGATCAAGCATTACATTATGAGCACAGTGAATTAGGCTACAATTACAGACTGAGTAATATTTCAGCAGGGATTGGTCGAGGCCAAATGGAAGCATTGAATGAAAGAATTGCGAGAAGAAGAGCGATATTTGAAAACTACCATAGGGCTTTTCGTGATTTAAAAGGATTTGAGTTTCAGCCAGAGTTAAAATCATCTAAAGGCAATCGTTGGCTCACTGCTTTGACAATCAATCCAGACGAAGCAGGAATAACTGTTCATCAAATCATTGAAAAATTGAGTGCTGAAAATATTGAAGCACGACCAGTTTGGAAACCGATGCACTTACAACCTTTATACCGCGATTATGATTATATTCCTGAGTCATCAGATAATGCTAAAACATTGTTTGAAAATGGTATCTGTCTGCCCTCAGGATCGGATATGACTGATGAACAACAAGCCCGTGTTATATCAATCATTAAAAAGATATATGAAGCGGCGAAGTAA
- a CDS encoding PhzF family phenazine biosynthesis protein: MRWFTPRGEIDLCGHATLATAFVLMNEVDTTLKDVTISTLSGDLTVIREDQLYRMIFPPFDLNRVELTQEMIDALGATPTEVYL, from the coding sequence TTGCGTTGGTTTACACCTAGAGGCGAAATTGATTTGTGTGGCCATGCGACATTAGCAACGGCGTTTGTCCTTATGAATGAAGTAGATACAACCCTTAAAGATGTCACAATTTCAACATTGAGTGGTGATTTGACAGTTATACGAGAAGATCAACTTTATCGCATGATTTTTCCACCGTTTGACTTAAATCGCGTTGAATTGACTCAAGAAATGATTGATGCGTTAGGGGCTACACCAACAGAAGTATATTTATGA
- a CDS encoding acetyltransferase: protein MKKLILIGNGGHAKVVRDIADMSNEYEVVGYLDDAIHQYVEKEGVFYDNLGQIENYRSDFYFCIAIGNNVVREQIFNKIQIDIKRFATLIHPTAVISPSASIGVGSVVMAQAVINADTKIGNHAIINTGAVVEHDNQIADFVHVSPHATLTGGVTVDGFVHIGAGAAILPTIHIGRHAIVAAGATAVKDVGKHMTVIGTPARPKEE, encoded by the coding sequence ATGAAAAAACTGATCTTAATTGGCAATGGTGGGCATGCAAAAGTTGTGAGAGACATTGCCGACATGAGTAATGAATATGAAGTGGTAGGTTATTTAGATGACGCAATTCATCAATATGTTGAAAAAGAGGGCGTATTCTATGACAACCTTGGGCAAATTGAAAACTACCGTTCAGATTTTTATTTTTGTATCGCAATAGGAAATAACGTTGTACGTGAACAAATTTTTAATAAGATTCAAATTGACATCAAGCGATTTGCGACACTGATTCATCCGACTGCAGTGATTAGTCCGAGTGCTAGCATTGGAGTAGGGTCTGTAGTAATGGCACAAGCAGTCATTAATGCAGATACAAAAATAGGGAATCACGCAATTATCAATACAGGTGCCGTTGTTGAACACGATAACCAAATTGCAGATTTTGTCCATGTTTCACCACACGCGACGTTGACAGGTGGCGTTACAGTTGACGGATTTGTGCATATTGGTGCCGGTGCTGCAATTCTTCCAACGATTCACATTGGACGTCATGCAATTGTAGCAGCGGGTGCAACAGCTGTTAAAGATGTAGGCAAACATATGACAGTCATTGGGACACCTGCTAGACCAAAGGAGGAATAA
- a CDS encoding sugar transferase, translated as MLKRVFDFTVSVMALVATSPLFIGSAILIRKELGAPVIFKQVRPGKDEVPFKIYKFRTMTDEKDDFGQLLPDEARMTKVGAWIRKMSIDELPQLINVLKGDLSLVGPRPLLMEYLPLYSEEQRQRHRVKPGITGWAQVNGRNAITWEQKFKLDVWYVENQSFKLDMFILYQTIKNVLQKKDISAENHVTIEKFRGNPI; from the coding sequence ATGTTAAAACGTGTGTTTGATTTTACTGTCAGTGTGATGGCATTGGTTGCGACGTCTCCTTTATTCATCGGTTCGGCTATTTTGATACGAAAAGAGTTAGGGGCGCCAGTTATTTTTAAGCAAGTCAGACCTGGAAAAGATGAAGTGCCTTTTAAAATATATAAATTTAGGACAATGACTGATGAAAAGGATGATTTTGGACAACTTTTACCAGATGAAGCACGTATGACGAAAGTAGGGGCATGGATTAGAAAAATGAGTATTGATGAGTTACCACAACTGATTAATGTGTTGAAAGGCGATCTGAGTTTAGTTGGACCTCGCCCTTTGTTGATGGAATATTTGCCTCTATACAGCGAGGAACAACGTCAGCGACATCGTGTGAAACCGGGCATTACAGGTTGGGCACAAGTGAATGGTAGGAATGCTATTACTTGGGAACAAAAGTTTAAACTGGATGTATGGTATGTGGAAAATCAATCCTTTAAATTAGATATGTTTATTCTATATCAAACTATTAAAAATGTACTTCAAAAAAAAGATATTAGTGCTGAAAATCATGTGACAATAGAAAAGTTTAGAGGTAACCCTATATGA
- a CDS encoding glycosyltransferase family 4 protein, translating to MKNIWIMNHYATDQYFNEGGRHYWFAENLKKQGYQVTIFCANTRHNSNETIDSEKNQYGERVVNEIPFVFIKSHAYQSNNHHRIFNMISFAQRLLTVAEKYRKRYGRPDVILASSVHPLTLIAGLRIAEKWDIKCVVEIRDLWPESIVAYSILSKKNPLVRIMYHIEKLIYQKADSIVMTWPGGYEYIKNKGWNSQISENKVHHISNGVVLRDFYQNASNYHQDDVHLLNRDFKNFIYTGSIRKVNDLSLLIDAARIIEEYYSEEKIRILIYGDGDEKSQLVEKVHQLSLNNVLFKGKVPKRFIPFILKNAYANILHNRSTKLDQYGQSQNKLFEYLAAGRPILQTYTTGYSVIEQNHCGVCVSEQTPRKVAEAIVAMSRDENLASQQGKNAAQTANYYDFENLTKKLVQILES from the coding sequence GTGAAAAACATTTGGATTATGAATCATTACGCAACAGATCAATATTTTAATGAAGGTGGCAGACATTATTGGTTTGCTGAAAATTTAAAGAAACAAGGTTATCAGGTGACCATTTTTTGCGCAAATACAAGACATAATTCCAATGAAACAATTGATAGCGAGAAAAATCAATATGGTGAGCGCGTTGTTAACGAAATCCCTTTTGTTTTTATAAAATCACACGCTTATCAGTCTAATAATCATCATAGAATTTTTAATATGATTTCTTTTGCTCAAAGATTACTCACTGTTGCAGAAAAATATCGTAAAAGATATGGGCGCCCAGACGTTATTTTAGCTTCTAGCGTTCATCCTCTAACATTAATAGCGGGATTAAGAATAGCTGAAAAGTGGGATATTAAATGTGTGGTTGAAATTCGAGATTTATGGCCTGAAAGTATTGTAGCTTATAGCATTTTAAGTAAGAAAAACCCACTCGTAAGAATAATGTATCACATAGAAAAATTGATTTATCAAAAGGCGGATTCTATTGTAATGACTTGGCCAGGTGGTTATGAATATATAAAAAATAAAGGCTGGAATAGTCAGATATCTGAAAACAAGGTGCATCATATTAGTAATGGAGTTGTATTAAGAGACTTTTATCAAAATGCATCCAACTATCATCAAGATGATGTTCATTTATTGAATCGAGATTTTAAAAATTTTATCTATACAGGATCGATTCGAAAAGTGAATGATTTGTCACTATTAATCGATGCAGCTCGTATAATAGAAGAGTATTATTCAGAAGAAAAAATTCGAATACTCATATACGGTGATGGAGATGAAAAAAGCCAACTTGTAGAAAAAGTGCATCAATTAAGCCTTAACAATGTTTTGTTTAAAGGTAAAGTTCCTAAAAGATTTATACCATTTATTTTAAAAAATGCGTACGCCAATATACTTCATAATCGTAGCACAAAACTAGATCAGTATGGACAAAGCCAAAATAAACTATTTGAATATCTTGCTGCTGGAAGACCTATTCTACAGACATATACGACAGGTTATAGCGTGATTGAACAGAATCATTGTGGTGTCTGTGTCAGTGAGCAAACACCTCGAAAAGTAGCTGAAGCAATTGTGGCTATGTCTAGAGATGAGAATTTAGCATCTCAACAAGGAAAAAATGCTGCTCAAACTGCTAATTACTATGATTTTGAAAATTTAACGAAGAAACTTGTTCAAATCTTGGAGAGTTAG
- a CDS encoding Fic family protein: MTLRGIDFLPPQVTLENALDLYKSVAEINSLIGALNTQINHSLVSTQMIQLLTLSESVQSTRIEGTQVTFLDIIEETPNEQKSTEVTEVLNYKDALDYGVMQIKNGNPITTRLIHELHKILMGRNTRGTTVSSGEFRKIQNFIGPSSDIKDAVYIPVPAHEIDAYMTNWEHYINRVKHPSFDHVLKEGYTFLDEQSDPLIKTAIMHAQFESIHPYLDGNGRLGRILIVLNMMAESAVNAPIFFVSEELERERLRYYNLLNSVRGSHADWYKWIQFYLRACQRMILNLQTKLENIETLAKEGLKKINNAAGSKIMDVWFYTFTTPNVTVKYAAKSLDMSENTARMHLNTLVDLGMIDVDHARKRNKVYVNYDLLQILR, translated from the coding sequence ATGACTTTACGAGGCATAGATTTCTTACCACCCCAAGTGACTTTAGAAAATGCTTTAGATTTATACAAATCAGTTGCTGAAATTAATAGTTTAATAGGTGCGCTAAATACACAAATTAATCATTCATTGGTGAGTACACAAATGATTCAATTATTGACGTTATCGGAATCGGTTCAGTCTACAAGAATTGAAGGTACACAGGTCACATTTCTAGATATTATTGAAGAAACACCGAATGAACAAAAAAGTACGGAAGTGACGGAAGTGCTCAATTATAAAGATGCTTTAGATTATGGTGTCATGCAAATTAAAAATGGGAATCCTATTACAACGCGTCTGATTCATGAATTGCACAAGATATTGATGGGACGCAACACAAGAGGAACCACTGTCTCTTCCGGTGAGTTTAGAAAGATTCAAAATTTTATTGGACCCAGTAGTGATATTAAAGATGCTGTCTATATTCCCGTTCCTGCTCATGAAATTGATGCCTATATGACAAACTGGGAACATTACATCAATCGTGTTAAGCATCCTAGTTTTGATCATGTACTCAAAGAAGGATACACTTTTTTAGATGAACAATCTGACCCGCTGATTAAAACGGCAATTATGCATGCACAGTTCGAATCTATTCACCCTTATCTTGATGGCAATGGTCGTCTCGGCAGAATATTAATTGTGCTGAATATGATGGCTGAAAGTGCTGTAAATGCGCCGATATTTTTTGTGAGTGAAGAATTAGAGCGAGAAAGACTACGATACTACAATTTGTTGAATAGTGTCAGAGGTTCTCATGCTGATTGGTACAAATGGATTCAATTTTACTTACGCGCTTGTCAACGCATGATTCTAAATCTACAAACGAAGCTAGAAAATATCGAAACATTAGCTAAAGAAGGGCTTAAGAAAATTAATAATGCTGCTGGTTCAAAAATCATGGATGTCTGGTTTTACACGTTTACAACACCCAATGTGACTGTTAAATATGCAGCTAAAAGTTTGGATATGAGTGAAAATACTGCCAGAATGCATCTCAATACACTGGTTGATCTAGGTATGATTGATGTGGATCATGCGCGAAAACGTAATAAAGTGTATGTGAATTATGATTTATTACAAATTCTAAGATAA
- a CDS encoding ATP-grasp fold amidoligase family protein, producing the protein MKNFKIIIRNIFLRERTKTLYRKLSKLKSIMMLPLNDEQFTKINIRMNSGIKLELKKPERFIDKINWLKLNYRNPLQTEYTDKYLMRNHLINHGYNHLLPPLIGVFESFDDIDFNQMPEKVFLKTNHTSGVNQLVEKGKTDLHKVKSRFNRALKDNYYKYSREWNYKNIHPKILVEEYLSDDKLVDYKFFVFGGKVEFFGVIKNIIDKEGRASLNSQINLYEKTLKKSDIDINRTGFDDSDFELSQYVTEMIEVAETLASPFPFCRVDFLVGQNKLYFGEMTFHPNGGQLVLNPIDNEIKYGQKIDLTRIPRNHLKPDN; encoded by the coding sequence GTGAAAAATTTTAAAATAATCATCAGGAATATATTTTTAAGAGAAAGAACAAAGACTTTGTATAGAAAATTAAGCAAGTTGAAAAGCATCATGATGTTACCTTTGAATGATGAACAATTTACTAAAATAAATATTAGAATGAATTCGGGTATAAAGCTTGAGTTAAAAAAACCAGAACGCTTTATAGACAAAATAAACTGGCTTAAATTGAACTACCGGAATCCATTACAAACAGAATATACTGATAAATATTTAATGAGAAACCATTTAATCAATCACGGTTATAACCATTTGTTACCACCGTTAATAGGAGTTTTCGAAAGTTTTGATGATATCGATTTTAATCAAATGCCAGAGAAAGTGTTTTTAAAAACGAATCATACATCAGGTGTGAATCAATTAGTAGAGAAAGGTAAAACAGATCTCCATAAAGTAAAAAGTAGATTTAACAGAGCTCTGAAAGATAATTACTACAAATATTCAAGAGAGTGGAATTACAAAAATATACATCCGAAAATACTTGTTGAAGAATATTTAAGTGATGACAAATTGGTAGACTATAAATTTTTTGTATTTGGAGGAAAAGTAGAGTTTTTTGGTGTTATTAAAAATATTATTGATAAAGAAGGACGTGCTTCTCTCAATAGTCAAATTAATTTATACGAGAAAACATTAAAAAAATCAGACATTGATATAAATAGAACCGGTTTTGATGATAGTGATTTTGAACTGAGTCAATATGTGACGGAAATGATAGAAGTCGCTGAAACATTAGCGTCTCCTTTTCCTTTTTGTAGAGTAGATTTTTTAGTGGGTCAAAACAAGTTATATTTTGGGGAAATGACTTTTCATCCAAATGGAGGTCAATTAGTACTAAATCCAATTGATAATGAAATTAAATATGGCCAAAAAATAGATTTAACACGTATTCCTCGAAACCATTTGAAACCAGATAATTAA
- a CDS encoding glycosyltransferase family 4 protein, translating into MQVLHINSNYMHSRLHSELLAYLELLNVSNEVIMPRKVNDDKHCINDLNYSNVYHKKFLKSKDRIFYFSKQKKIKKWIDTLDLKIEQYDMVHAHTLFTDGYVAYKLGKPYVITVRNTDLNFFIRFYKHLLPLGRKILKQASTIVFLSESYKNKTINALFKRSSEIEEINKKVVVIPNGINNFWINHQSTRKKKLSSQLNILCVSRVMKNKNIEFLAKYLNDETLGIVTNIYVIGEILDNHYYNVLSSYKHIHLLGKRNKEDIKSLMERMDVFALVSFSETFGLVYLEALTQNLPLIYTKGEGFDRYFEEGLVGYAVSPFDAKGLVKSMLNIISHYKEIQSNIAQIDKNKFSWYEVAAQYKEVYEKIKGL; encoded by the coding sequence ATGCAAGTTCTTCATATTAATTCAAATTATATGCATTCGCGCTTACATAGCGAACTATTGGCTTATCTTGAATTATTAAATGTAAGTAATGAAGTAATCATGCCAAGAAAAGTAAATGATGACAAACATTGTATTAATGATTTAAATTACAGCAATGTCTATCATAAAAAATTTTTAAAAAGTAAAGACAGAATCTTTTATTTTAGTAAGCAAAAGAAAATAAAAAAGTGGATTGACACATTGGATTTAAAAATAGAGCAGTATGATATGGTTCATGCACACACGCTTTTTACTGATGGTTATGTTGCATACAAACTAGGTAAACCTTATGTGATAACAGTACGAAATACAGACTTGAATTTTTTTATACGATTTTATAAACATTTACTGCCATTAGGGAGAAAAATTCTCAAACAGGCAAGTACTATTGTTTTCTTATCTGAGTCATATAAGAATAAAACAATTAATGCATTATTTAAACGTTCATCTGAAATAGAAGAAATAAACAAAAAAGTAGTAGTCATACCTAATGGCATCAATAACTTTTGGATAAATCATCAGAGTACACGAAAAAAGAAATTATCATCGCAGCTTAACATTTTATGTGTAAGTAGAGTGATGAAAAATAAAAACATAGAATTCTTAGCGAAGTATTTAAATGATGAAACGCTAGGTATAGTGACAAATATATATGTAATAGGTGAAATTCTAGATAATCATTATTATAATGTTTTATCCTCCTATAAACATATACATTTATTGGGAAAAAGAAACAAAGAAGACATTAAAAGTTTAATGGAGAGAATGGATGTTTTTGCACTAGTTTCTTTCTCTGAAACATTTGGTTTAGTTTATTTAGAAGCGCTCACTCAAAATTTGCCTTTGATATATACCAAAGGAGAGGGATTTGATCGTTATTTTGAAGAGGGGCTTGTTGGATATGCTGTTTCACCTTTTGATGCTAAGGGGCTTGTCAAAAGCATGTTAAATATAATCAGTCATTATAAAGAAATACAAAGTAACATCGCTCAAATAGATAAAAATAAGTTCTCTTGGTATGAGGTAGCAGCTCAATATAAGGAAGTTTATGAAAAAATAAAAGGCTTGTGA
- a CDS encoding PhzF family phenazine biosynthesis protein — protein sequence MKQYVVNAFTNRVFSGNPAAVCILDEWLDDQTMLLIAQEKNLSDSSFCGKTKWEVPIALVYT from the coding sequence GTGAAACAATATGTAGTTAATGCATTTACAAATCGTGTTTTTAGTGGGAATCCCGCAGCGGTATGTATTTTAGATGAATGGTTGGATGACCAAACAATGTTATTGATTGCACAAGAAAAAAATTTATCTGACAGCAGCTTTTGCGGTAAAACAAAATGGGAAGTACCAATTGCGTTGGTTTACACCTAG